gtgggtctcttccagctcaggacatttTCTGATCCCAAgtccctgctcctccagcctggaTCCCCGTGCTGGGTGCCCACGGGAGGCGGTGGGCTCAGGAGCATGGGTGATCACAGGTCTCTGAGCGCCGTTCCCCAGCATGTGTGCTTCACGCTGCAGCTGGAAAGGGCCAGTGCAGCCCCTTCCCGGTGGCCCTTTCTGTGCATCTGAAATGTCCCTGGAGCTGTGCTTCCAGGCAGGTCCAGCAGCAGAGCGGTTTCCTCGGATTCTTAAAATGTacagggttggggggggggcccATCAGATCCCGCAGCGCCAGGCGGCACAATCGTGATCCCAGTCCTTGTTATCGGCACTCGGAGATGCTGACGTTCTGCAAACCGTGCTGGAACACGGCTCCAAATCTGACCGCACGCAAAGGGAGATGAGTGGGAAGGTTCAGGCTCTGGGTGTTTGACATCCCCGGAGCTGTTCCCGAGTGGAGTGACTGCATGTATAATTTATAGACTTTTCCTTTGTCCTTGTGGCTCGTCTCCAGTCTCCTGGTGGAGCGGCTTGAGAGGCAGAGGTTGCCTCGGCAGAGGCTGTGCTGGCTGACAGCATCGCATTTGCTGCGTAGGCTGAGTCGGACAAGGCTCAGAGAGGTCCCCTCTAGGGACTCATGGGGCTGCATCCATGCTTAGATGGTGCTGGGAGTGCTCCTGCCCCATGCTGGGCTGTCGGGGCGGTTCCCGGTGCCCCGTGCTGGtctgcccaggtggccaagaaggccaatggcatcttggcttggatcagacccggcgtggccagcagggccagggaggttcttctccctctggactcggccctggggagaccaatcctcgaatcctggggtcagttgtggcccctccccacaagaaggatgttgaggctctggagcgagtccagagaagagcaacgaagctggggagggggctggagaagaagaggagccgctgagagagctgggggtgtttagcctggagaagaggaggctgaggggagacgtcattggcctcaagctccaccagggggggttcaggctggacattaggaaaaaatttttcatggaaagggtcattggtccgtgtccgaggctgcccagggagggggttgagtccccttccctggaggggtttaagggccgggtggacgaggtgctgagggacatgggttagtgaatgatgggaatggttggactcgatggtccagtgggtcttttccaacctgctgattctatgattcaggtgCCCGGGGCAGGCGTCGTGgcggggtgctgggggctgcagggcgTGGGCAGCGCTggctccagctccctcctccgcCTGTTGCTGCCCATACTAACGAGCTGCCCCGTCCCTGTGCTCGTGTCTCCGTCGCGTCCTGCCTCACAAACATCTCCCGGTGTCTGGGCACGGCTCCAAGCTCGGGGAGGAAAGCGCCTGGGCGGCTGGGCTGGTGCGTGAAGCAGCATCCCGACGGCTGCCGGACACGGGGTGTGGATGCGCCGGGGCCAGGGGGGCTGCGTGAGACCCCCCAGTACGGCGTGCCGGCAGCTCAGGGTGGCACAGGGCACCGGCACCCTCGGCACTTCGCAACTTCGCTCCTTCCCAGCGCAGAGCGACTCCAGGCCGCTGTGCTGAGTCAGCCGCTTCCGAACAGCGGGAACGAGGcaagggggctgtggggctggggacctATCCACAGGTAGGGCAGGAGATGCGGAGTGGGACACACTCCCATCTTGGTGTGCCGGGGAGGCTGCGGGGGCACCGGGGAGCTGAGGGATCTGGAATGTGGTGCTGCGGGATGTGGGACACATGATGTgggttgctccatccctggaggggttcaaggccaggttggatggggcttggagcccctgatccagtgggaggtgtccctgcctatggatggggtggaactggatgggctttgaggtcctttccagcccaaaccattccatgatttcgTGGTTGTTTCTATGAGCTGTTAGTGTCGGGTGCTGGGCAGGGATTCTGGGGCTTGTGCCTggtggcagggatggagggtgatggcagggatggggggacagcgGCAGGGATGGGGGACAACAGCAGGGATAGGAGACAGCGGCAGGGACGGGGGACAACAGCCCAGAGAGGTGACGATGGCAGGGGTGGAGAACGGCGGCTGGGATGGGAGGTGGCTGGGTACGACCCCCCTGTACCAAAGCCCCAGTCCTGTCCCTCTGCCACCCTCTGTCCCTCTGGTGGGTGCCCCGTGCCTCAGCCAGCCCCACACAGAGCTGATACCCATGTCTGGCGGGTGCCCGTGTCCACCCATCCCACCCCAGACGGGTCCCCTATCCCCAGTCCAGCCCTTCCCCATACGAGATGGGTGCCCCACACGTGCCCCACGCTGTGTCCAGCGGGTGCCCTTGTCCATCCATCCCATGCAGGACGGGTCCTATGCCCAGCCCAGCCTTGCCCCACGCCGCATCCAGCCCCACACAGAGCTGATGCCCCATGTCCGTCGGGTGCCCGTGTCCGTCCATCCCTCCCACGATGCCGACCCCGGTGCTGCCCCCTGCCCTCCCGCTGCCCGCACACGCGAGGCACCAGCCCCAGCAAGGCCGAGCTATTTTTATCAGCTACTTCTGCTTGGTTTGAGCTGTGAACTTGTAACGTGTTTATGCTAaaggggtttcttttttttccttctccctttgtgCTGAGGAGGCAGCGCTGCAGATCAAAGCTTGTCTCTTTGCGTTGGGTGATGTCGGGGCTGGCGTGGAGCGTGCAGCAGCTGGCGGCTCCGCAGGGATTGGGGGGATACGGTGATGGGGCAGGGGCTGATCCTGTTCCCACAGGTCTGGAAGCCCCagagccatgggcaggggctgATCCATTTCTTTCTGTCCCCACAGGTCCGGGAGCCCCggagccatgggcaggggctgATCCATTTCTTTCTGTCCCCACAGGTCCGGGAGCCCCGGAGCCATGGGCAGGCGTGGCGATTGCGCAGCACCCCGGGCATCGCGCCGTGGGCGGCACTGAGAGGGTCGCGCGGCGACAGGACCATGGGTGGCCGGTACCGGCGGGGCGGCGCGGCAGCGGGCAGGGCGGCTGGGGCGGCGTGCCGGGGGCCGTAGGGCTGGCTGGTGGGCAGCATGCCCGTCAGCCCCTCGCCCGCCTCCCGCACAGCATCCCCGGCGCGCGGTGGCGTGGGATGAGGCCGCCCGCCGTCCCGGGCAGCCGCGGCGCCCCGAGCCATGGACAACCGTGAGCCCCTGCCCGGCATGGCGCCCGCTGCCGAGGGCGGCCAGGAGAAAGCCATGACGGTGCGCTCGGTGCTGCTCAACCGCGACTCGCCCGATGTTGAGAGCCGCCTCAAGCGCCGCCGCAACCGCACGCAGCAGGTCCGCTTCAAGGACCTGGTGGAGGGCGGCACGGAGCCCGCGGCTGCCCCCGGCCCCCACACCCCACGTGCCTCACCGCCCCCCAGGCTCGGCCCTGCGCCGGCGGCTCCCCGTGCCTCGCGGCGCAGCTGGCCCCAGGCGCAGCCGGGCGCGCTGACGCTGCCCATGCCCAGGAAGGCCTGCGTCAGCGCCGCCATCCAGACCTCCCCCAGCCTCCACAAGCCCTTCCCAGCGACCCAGCCCCGCAGCAGCAGCGCCTGCGATGTGACGGGGGACGCGGCATCGCCCGCCGTGGCGTCGAGTGCCCGGTGCCCGGGGGAGGCCGTGCGCGTCGGCACCGGCCACGCCGCGCCCCCACGGGCACCCGGCAGCCTCCCTGCGCGGGACGGTGCTGCAGCCATCGCCCCGCACGCCGCCACGGGCCGTGTGCCACCGCCACCCAGGGATCCCTGTCCCCCTTATCCGGGCAGAGCCACGTGCCCTGCTGCCCGCTGCCCCTCGCCGGTGCGGAGCTGCGCCCCCGAGCCCTGCCCGCCGCCCACCGCCTGCACCCGGCTGCGTGGGAACGCCGGGAGCGGCCGTGGGGCAGCCCCGCGTCCGGCCTCGGTGCCCTGCGCTCAGTCCTGGCTGCCCACCGAGCCGCGCATCAGCCGCAGCGACTCGGAGCGGAGCCTCCCCCGCAGGCACCCTCAGCCCTCGCCGAGCATCCCCGCCGCGGCTCCCTGCCGGCCAGCTCAGGGCACCCCACTGCGGGACCCCCCggccccccagccctggggtgggCCCTGCTGCGCCCTGCCAGCCCCCGTCCCACCAGCGCCGTGCTGGCACGGTTCTGCTGCCGCTGTGCCGGATGAGCCAGCGGCTGCGCTCGGCCACCTGGACCCCCACGGCGTCGGCGCCGAGCAGCGCAGCGCCCAGCCCGGGCACGGCCGGGCACCATCGGGCACGCAGCCCGCGGCACCGGAGCCGCCCCGGCACGGGCAGCCCTGCCTCAGCACCCAGCAACCGGAGACGCTGCGCCACGTGCAGGacctgctgcagctggttgTGGTGA
The window above is part of the Phaenicophaeus curvirostris isolate KB17595 chromosome 4, BPBGC_Pcur_1.0, whole genome shotgun sequence genome. Proteins encoded here:
- the LOC138720470 gene encoding INSYN2B protein-like; the protein is MDNREPLPGMAPAAEGGQEKAMTVRSVLLNRDSPDVESRLKRRRNRTQQVRFKDLVEGGTEPAAAPGPHTPRASPPPRLGPAPAAPRASRRSWPQAQPGALTLPMPRKACVSAAIQTSPSLHKPFPATQPRSSSACDVTGDAASPAVASSARCPGEAVRVGTGHAAPPRAPGSLPARDGAAAIAPHAATGRVPPPPRDPCPPYPGRATCPAARCPSPVRSCAPEPCPPPTACTRLRGNAGSGRGAAPRPASVPCAQSWLPTEPRISRSDSERSLPRRHPQPSPSIPAAAPCRPAQGTPLRDPPAPQPWGGPCCALPAPVPPAPCWHGSAAAVPDEPAAALGHLDPHGVGAEQRSAQPGHGRAPSGTQPAAPEPPRHGQPCLSTQQPETLRHVQDLLQLVVVTKGPLGPPPGDQDARTSQGARPRERGDLRSQLQSLEGVLETSQQTIRVLLDVIQDLEKKEAQRDGRHSYRTGQDIANCGTCRDCACIIYSVEHDFRQQEGRFQRVLSHITGDATPGSPTAAAALPPRQEPSPVTKLPAKLDAKKSRRKCFWFL